TGGTTCGCAAAAATTAATCGTTTTTTGAAAAATAACCAAATTCGTGGCGGGTCCAATTACACAATCTCAGGGACCTCTCATAAAATCTCCATCACCACCGTAGTAATCTTCTAAACAGCACAAGTAATTTCATGAACACCACTTATAATCTTCGGAACCCACCACACACAACACACTTACAAAAAACAAAAACCCCTCCAACCAAGGAGAGGCTCTAAGTTTGATCAGTAGTATATCCAACTGGTGATTGGAACGGAGGACGGAGACTCCCGCCCCAGGAAAGGGACAGGTGAGACCCCGCAGAGCGAAGCTCGAGGAGGCTCACCGCCCGGGGGCAGGAAAGCGTAGTCCTCCGTGGAAATCACCAGCGGTTGTTAAAGACGACTATTTAATTAAGACTGAACCTTCAAAGACTCAGCAAGCTCTTCTACATAATGCTGGATTGCCTGTGATGCGACACTGCCGTCGCCTGTTGCAGTTACGATCTGACGAAGCGTCTTGTCACGCACGTCACCAGCTGCGAAGATACCAGGTACATTTGTCTGCATTTTTTCATCAGTTTCAATGTACCCTTCATTATTCAGAATACCAAGGCCTTCAAACGGCTTAGTCAGCGGCACCATACCGATATAGATGAATGCGCCGTCTGCAGCGAATTCTGTTTCAGATCCGTCTTCAGTTGATACAAGTGTCACTGAACCGACTTTGCCATCTTTATCGTTGATTTCTTTCACTGTTGAGTTCCAGATGAAATCAATTTTTTCATTATCAAATGCACGCTGCTGAAGGATCTTTTGAGCGCGCAGTTCGTCTCTGCGGTGAACGATTGTTACTTTGTTTGCGAAGCGAGTCAGATATACGCCCTCTTCAACTGCAGAGTCTCCGCCGCCGACAACAACAAGGTCTTTGCCTTTAAAGAATGCACCGTCACATACTGCGCAGTAAGATACGCCGCGGCCGCCAAGTTCTTTTTCACCAGGTACGCCAAGCTTCTTGTATTCAGCACCAGTTGTGATTAGTACTGCACGTGCTTTATATTCTTTAGAACCGGCTTTGATTGTTTTGTAATCCTTGCCGTCCTCGATGCTTTTTACGTCACCGTATGCATATTCAGCACCGAATTTCTTTGCGTGCTCGAACATTTTATTTGAAAGATCAGGTCCAAGAATGTGGTCAAATCCAGGGTAGTTTTCAACGTCCTCTGTATTTGCCATCTGGCCACCCGGTACACCGCGCTCAAGCATCAGTGTTGAAAGGTTTGCTCTTGAAGTATATACAGCAGCCGTCATCCCTGCAGGACCTGCGCCAATAATAATCACGTCATAAATTTTTTCTTCGGTCATGAAATGACACTCCTTTTTGATGAGTTCATAATTTATCTACAATCTATCGTAATCCAAGGTGTATAAATCGTCCAATCATCTGCTTATGGCAAGTATAATTCAAGTTCACGCTTATATCTCGCAAGCGTTCCGGGCGCAATACCGTATTTAGCAGCGATCTCTTTTTGTGTCAGCTTTGATCCTCTGACCTTGCGCCACAGGTACTCTACAGCTGCTGACAGAGCCTCTACATTTTGGAATGTATACCCGTCAACGGATCCGTGATAAACAATATGGAACCACATATAGAATAATCCCTGGTGTGCCTTTTCGTGCAGATCAAAGTGTTTTAAAAGGTCGCATGCAACCAGATGAGCACGGCTGATCGGCGTATCCTGCGGGTCATTGGACTGTAGCATATGATAATATGCTTTTTCAATCGCTGTAAAGTATTCAGGTGCATCCTCTGTTAACAAGCTGTCTGACTCCTGAATATCTTTAAACAAAATAAACATCCGCTCTTCAGGATAAAAAGTTTTCAGCTTTTCATCGTTACGGGACGTTGCACGGTTCCACGGCTCCTGGCCTGCTTTTTCAGGCTGCTCTTCAATGACGCGCTTCCACGCTTCTTCAGCCGCCTTTTTATAACCGGAATGCCACGCAGAATGCGACAGCCAGTAATGAAAGCCGCTGTCCCCTTCGAATCCTTTTTTCGCAAGACTCTTTAGCCAGCCGTATGCCTGCTCATGTTTTCCGAGCAGAGCAAATGTTGCCCCGAGCTTAAAGCGATGTTCAATCAGAAACGGCCGCACAGTCTCAAGCGCTTTGACAAGAGCTTCAAGCTCCTTCGTGCGTCCCTGATAATGATAAAATACCGCTAAATTACATAGCGCATGCAGATTTCCGGGATTTCGGTTCAGCACTTCAGTCAGAATTGCAGATGCCTGCTCTGTTTCTCCCTGATAAAAGTAGGCAAGTGCAAGGTTATTATAGGCTGACCAGTAATCCGGATAGCGTTCAATCACATCCTCAAGCACTTCAATCGCTTCCTTGAACTTCCCGTCAGCAAGCAGCTTTCCTGCTTTTTCCTGATGAATAATCAGGTCATCCTGTTCAAATTCATCATCAAAACCGTCTTCATCCTCAAACTGCAGCAGATCAAGCAGATCCTCTGCATCCTCTGAGAATTCACCATCCGGCTGATCCTGCAAATACGTATTTACATGGCGGTATGCCTCCTGGAACAAGCCAAGGTGCGCATAATTGTTTGCCATAAAATAATGAACTTCTGTCATAGACGGATCGGTTGACTCACTTATACGCTTCAGACGTTCGTTAGACTTCTGGAAATGCCCAAGCTCCGTTTCAATCATCGCAATCTGAAGTGCAATCATCGGCTCTTCCGGCTCAAGCTCGGCCGCTTTCCCTAAATATTTCACAGCCTTCTCAAGCTGACCCTTCTGATAAATGGCCATCCCTCTTTTATACAGACTCTCACCTGTCTGGGTAAATGGCACAAGCTTTCCTTTTTGATGATCCGATCCTTTTTTCATTTGTAGCCTCCGTACATTGTATTAACTAATCAATTCTAGCATGGATTTGGAAGTGTGGAAAGGGATGATTGCCACGGGGGGGTCGTGTGATTTTAGCTGAAAGAGGTCGACTGGTGCAAGGGTCACGGGGGATTTTGACAAATCTTGAGGCGATTGCGACAAACCAGCGTGGGATTGGTACAAATCCCCGGGTGTATCGCAACAAACCCGGCAAAAACACCTACATCCACAACATAAATAACGATAAATCCACAACGCCAGCTCTGCATGCACTTTGGTAACAGGCTTTTAGTGTCTTAAAGGCATGAAGAGGGTGTGGCTGGAAACCAGTGACAAGCGCTATTCACACAAATGGCGAGAGAATACAGGCAAACTTGGCCGGGAATGGTACAAATCTCCGGGTGTATCGCGACAAACCAAACGAAAACACGTACATCTCCAGTAAAAATAGCAACATTCCACAAAAAAACACCCGCTCCAAAAAGGAACGGGCACTTCAATTATTTCGGTCGATTATGACGTTCTTCAAGCACGCCCATTACATCTGCAAGCGGCAGCTTCTGCTCGCGAAGCAGCACGAGTGTGTGATACAGCAGATCCGCTGTTTCCCACTTCAGCTCTTCTTTATCACGGTTTTTCGCTGCGATAATGACTTCAGCTGACTCTTCACCTACTTTTTTCAGGATCTTATCAACGCCTTCTTCAAAAAGATACGTTGTATAAGCGCCTTCCGGACGTTCTTCATCGCGTGCTGCAATCAGACTTTCAAGCACTGAGAGAATCTGCGTTCCGACAGCTTTATCATCTGATTCATACACTTTTTCATTGAAGCATGAACGCTCACCAGTATGGCACGCGGGTCCTGCAGGTTTTACACGGACAACGAGTGAATCTCCGTCGCAGTCAAGTGTCATGTCGACGATCTTCTGCGTGTTGCCGCTTGTTGCTCCCTTATGCCAAAGCTCCTGGCGTGAGCGGCTGTAAAACCACGTTTCGCCGGTTTCAGCTGACTTTTTAAATGACTCTTCATTCATATACGCTACTGTCAGGACTTCTCCGGTTGATGCATCCTGCACCACTGCCGGGACTAATCCTTTTTCATCGAAGCGAATGTTCTCTGTATTAATTGTCATCTTACATTCACTCCTTCATTTCTTAAATGTGCTTTAACTTCTTTCACGCTTGTTTCTTCATAGTGGAAAATGGATGCTGCGAGTGCGGCATCTGCTTTGCCATCTGTAAAAA
This region of Jeotgalibacillus malaysiensis genomic DNA includes:
- a CDS encoding thioredoxin reductase, which gives rise to MTEEKIYDVIIIGAGPAGMTAAVYTSRANLSTLMLERGVPGGQMANTEDVENYPGFDHILGPDLSNKMFEHAKKFGAEYAYGDVKSIEDGKDYKTIKAGSKEYKARAVLITTGAEYKKLGVPGEKELGGRGVSYCAVCDGAFFKGKDLVVVGGGDSAVEEGVYLTRFANKVTIVHRRDELRAQKILQQRAFDNEKIDFIWNSTVKEINDKDGKVGSVTLVSTEDGSETEFAADGAFIYIGMVPLTKPFEGLGILNNEGYIETDEKMQTNVPGIFAAGDVRDKTLRQIVTATGDGSVASQAIQHYVEELAESLKVQS
- a CDS encoding phosphoribosyl-ATP pyrophosphatase produces the protein MTINTENIRFDEKGLVPAVVQDASTGEVLTVAYMNEESFKKSAETGETWFYSRSRQELWHKGATSGNTQKIVDMTLDCDGDSLVVRVKPAGPACHTGERSCFNEKVYESDDKAVGTQILSVLESLIAARDEERPEGAYTTYLFEEGVDKILKKVGEESAEVIIAAKNRDKEELKWETADLLYHTLVLLREQKLPLADVMGVLEERHNRPK